In a genomic window of Styela clava chromosome 11, kaStyClav1.hap1.2, whole genome shotgun sequence:
- the LOC120325501 gene encoding uncharacterized protein LOC120325501 → MPITRRNHSYKCLPRVQIRLQVLGCKKIASAGVLSTLGGCGPSQVFCWQCRGKVSEHIKQMCWRKTGNFEICSAKSEVQKDWIWSKSVCCVHAQSVHSILERG, encoded by the exons ATGCCGATAACACGGCGTAATCATAGTTATAAATGTTTGCCAAGAGTTCAAATAAGATTGCAAGTGCTGGGGTGCAAGAAGATTGCAAGTGCTGGG GTACTGTCGACTCTGGGAGGTTGTGGACCTAGTCAAGTATTCTGCTGGCAGTGCCGAGGGAAAGTCAGTGAGCACATCAAACAGATGTGCTGGAGAAAGACAG GGAATTTTGAGATTTGCTCAGCGAAAAGCGAGGTACAAAAAGATTGGATTTGGTCGAAGAGCGTGTGTTGTGTTCATGCACAGAG TGTTCATAGTATTTTGGAGCGTGGTTGA